Genomic segment of Mucilaginibacter sabulilitoris:
CAAATTATTTCTACCTTTTCGTTGTGGTACATCGGTATGCTGCATGATTACTGGATGTACCGGCCCGACAGCGCTTTTGTAAAAAACAAGCTGGAAGGGGTAAGAGCTGTACTATCATTCTTTAGTAAATATCAGCAGGCCGATGGTTCCTTAAAAGATACCCCCTATTGGACTTTTGTTGATTGGGTGAACGACAAAGGCTGGGATTTTGGCGAGGCGCCCATTAGGAATGGCAATTCGGCGGTGTTAGACCTGCAGCTGATGTGGGCCTATAATCAGGCTGCCGAAATGGAGGCGAAAATGGGAATGCAGGCTTTCTCGGCGCTGTACAAAGAAAAAGCGACCCAGCTAAAAGCAACTATTCAAAAAAGGTATTGGGATGCAGGCAGACAATTGTATTCTGACACTGAAGACAAACAATTGTTTTCGCAGCATACCAACACGCTGGCGGTGTTAACCGGCATGATCGGCGGAGCGGACGAAACCGCTTTATGCAAAAAACTATTAACCGATACTACGCTTACCAAATGCACCATCTATTTTAAATATTACCTGCACCAGGCCTTGATAAAAGGAGGGCTGGGTAACGATTACCTGAAATGGCTTGATATATGGCGCAAAAATATTGATATGGGTTTAACTACCTGGGCCGAGATCTCTGACCTGGAACATAACCGGTCCGACTGTCATGCCTGGGGTGCAAGCCCTAATATTGAATTTTACCGGACCATATTAGGCGTTGACAGCGATGAGCCTGGTTTTGCCAAAGTGAAAATTGAGCCGCATTTGGGCGATATGAAAAATATAAGCGGCGAAATCCCTCACCCCAACGGGAAAATTACAGTTAAATATCAATTTGAGAAAGGTAAATGGAATATCCTGATCAATCTGCCAGAACAAACATCAGGCATTTTTAGGTGGAAAGGGAAGGATTATATGATCAAATCGGGAGAAAACAAGCCAATTGTTTAAATGTTTTAAAGAAAAGTACAATTTAAGTCATAAAATTTTAACAAATTGGTAACAAAATTGCAAATTAGCAGTGTTTTTGCCATGATTGAGTAAAAATACTTTAATTTTCTGTTTGAAAAGCGAAAAGCAACGCTAACTTTACCCTGGTAATGTTTATTTGCTTTATGTGTTATTTTACACATTTAACAATCAGATATTATTAAAAATGTGATATTTAGGCACCCGGAAAAATCATGGGATCAAATTGATAGCATGCCGGCCTGAATTCAATAAATCCATATTAAATGAAGAACACCCCATCTCCGCTAAAGATCCTCTCCATCGATATTGGTGGTTCACACATTAAAGCCACCATTCTGAACAAAAAGGGTGAGCTTAAAATGGACTACGATAAAATTGTAACACCCGCGCCGGCAAGTCCCGAAAACCTCATCAAAGCAATTAAAACACTGGTGAAAAATTTTCCGTCGTATGATAAGGTATCTGTAGGTTTTCCGGGGTATGTACGGAATGGCATTATCCATACAGCGCCTAACCTTGATACCAAACTATGGGAAGGTGTTGACCTGAGCAAAAAGCTGGGCGAAGCATTGGGCAAGCCAACACAGGTAGTTAACGATGCCGATATGCAGGGTCTTGGCGTGGTAAAGGGCAAGGGCCTTGAAATGGTTGTAACCCTGGGTACGGGTTTTGGTACCGCCCTGTTAATGAACGGCCATTTACTGCCGCATTTGGAGTTGGCACACCATCCTATTAAAGATGCCGATACCACTTACGATAAATACATAGGCGAAAAAGCCCTTGAAAAAGAAGGTAAAGAAAGATGGAATAAACGGATGCAAAAAGTTTTTAAAGTTTTAAAAACTGTATTCAATTATGACACTTTATATATTGGCGGAGGCAACTCAGACCTGCTCACCTTTAAACTGGATAAAAACATGAAAATTGTTACCAATGCCGATGGCATAAAAGGGGGGGCAAGGCTATGGGTTAATGAAGCCGAAAGCAAAACCAAAAGAAAAGTGGCAACACCTGCCAAATAAAATTATTCAACATCAACTAACTAAAACTATACAATACCGACACAACAATGGAAAATACACAAGACATTGAAAAATTAGCAATAGACACCGTACGGGTATTATCGGCAGACGCGGTACAGAAAGCAAATTCAGGTCACCCCGGAACCGCGATGGCGCTTGCACCAATGGGCCACGTTTTATGGTCAAAATTTTTAAACTATAATCCTAAAAATCCTGATTGGGCAAACCGCGACAGGTTTATTTTGTCTGCAGGTCACGCCTGTATATTGCAGTACAGCTTTTTGTACTTAACAGGATATGATCTTTCTTTAGATGATATCAAACAATTCCGCCAGTTACACAGCAAAACTGCGGGTCACCCAGAATATGGCTTGGCTCCGGGTGTGGATGTTACCACCGGGCCGTTGGGCCAGGGTTTTGCTAATGGTGTTGGTTTTGCAATAGCACAAAAACACTTAGCCGCACGTTACAACAAACCGGGTTTTGAGCTTTTCAACTATAATATTTACGCTATCACCAGCGATGGTGATATGATGGAAGGTGTTACCTCTGAGGCGGCTTCACTGGCCGGTCATTTACAGTTGGGTAACCTGATCTATTTGTACGATGATAACCATATATCTATTGAAGGCAGCACCGACATTGCTTTTAACGAAGATGTAAGCGCCCGTTTCCGTGCATACGGCTGGCAGGTACAGGAAATAGCCGATGTGAATGATACCCATGCACTGGAGCTTGCCTTGATCAATGCCAAAGCCGAAACACAAAAACCATCACTGATCCGCGTGCGTTCATTAATTGCTTATGGTAGCCCTAACAAATCTGGCACTGCCGGTTCACACGGTTCACCGCTTGGACCTGACGAAATTAAGCTGGTTAAAAAATTCTTCGGGTTTGATCCTGAAAAATCATTTGACGTACCTGCCGAGGTAATAAAATATTACAACGAAAAAGGTGCGAAAGGCGAAGGCAAAGAAGAAAAATGGAATAAATTATTTGCCGACTATAAAGCGAAATATCCTGAACTGGCTGCCGAGTATGAAGCTGCATTTAAAGGCGAATTGCCATCAGGCTGGGCCGATAAACTGCCAAGCTTTAAAGGCTCTGATCCTAAAATGGCTACCCGTCAGGCGTCTGGTAAAGTATTGAACGCTATAGCAGCAAACCTGCCAAACCTAATTGGTGGTGCGGCCGACCTTTCGCCGTCAACAGAAACCAACCTGAAAGAGTTTGATTCATTTACTTCCGAAAACAGGAATGGCCGCAATTTCCACTTCGGTATCCGCGAGCATGCCATGGGTTCGGCATTAAATGGCATGGTTTTAACCAAAGGTATTATTCCTTTTGGTGCAACCTTCCTGCAATTTGCTGACTACATGCGCCCGCCGATCCGGTTGGCCGCCATCATGAAAGTGAGCCCGATATTTGTTTACACCCACGATAGTATCGGTTTAGGCGAGGATGGCACAACTCACCAGCCTGTAGAGCACTTATCAACGTTGCGTGCAATACCAAACGTTACCGTTATACGCCCGGCTGATGCTAATGAAACCGCCTACGCATGGCGCGCTGCCATTGAGCACAAAGGAGGTCCGGTTGTGTTGGTGTTCACCCGCCAGGGGCTGCCAATACTTGATCAGGACAAATATGGTAAAGCATCTGACCTTGAAAAAGGGGCTTACATTGTATCAGAAGGCAGCAAAGGCCCTGACCTGATCCTGCTGGCTACCGGTTCTGAGGTTTCATTGATTATGCAGGCGCAGGAAAAACTGGAAGCCGAAGGCATCTCAACCCGTGTGGTAAGTATGCCGTCATGGGAACTGTTTGAAAAACAGGATGCCGCTTATAAAGAAAAAGTACTGCCTAAGGCAAACCGTAAACGTTTGGCTGTTGAAATGGCATCGCCAATGGGCTGGCACAAATATACTACCGACGAAGGCGATATGCTGGGCATGACCACCTTTGGTGAATCGGCCCCAGCAGAAGATCTGTACAAATTCTTCGGCTTTACAGTTGATAATGTAGTTAAAAAAGCTAAAGCGCTGTTATAGTATTGAGTTTTGAGTAATGAGTTTTGAGTGGTTTATACTGCTTGAAACTCATTACTCATTACTTATAACTCACAACTCCATGGATTGGAATAGTAGTTTAATAAAAGACCTGGAATGGTCTGATAAGATCATTAATATAACCGGCAAGCAAAAGGTAGCCGATGAAATTGCCGCGAAGGTAAAAGATGGCGATACACTGGGCGTTGGCTCGGGCTCAACATCATACCTGGCATTAATTGCCATCGCTAACCGTATAAAGGCAGAAAAGCTGGATGTAAAGGCGATACCAACCTCACTGGAAATCTCGATGTTTTGCAGCAAGCTTGGCGTGCCTTTAACCACCCTTTACGAAAACAAACCGGACTGGCTGTTTGACGGGGCCGATGAGGTTGACCCAAACAACAGTTTAATTAAAGGCAGGGGCGGCGCCATGTTTAAAGAAAAGCTGCTGCTTAGCTCAAGCGCCGTGCGGTATATCATTGTTGATGAATCAAAAATAGTAACCAAATTAGGTGCCAACTTTCCGGTGCCTATAGAGGTGTTTCCGCAGGCATTGCTGTATGTAGAGAAGGAGTTAAAGCAACTGGGCGCTACCAGTATCGTTTTGCGCCCGGCAAAAGGCAAGGACGGATCCATAATTTCGGAGAACGGTAACCTGATACTTGATTGCAAATTTGAAGACATTGGAATTACCATGGAAAAGGATATAAAATTGATTACCGGGGTTATTGAAAGCGGGCTTTTTATAGGCTATAATCCTACCATTTTAATGGCAGCAAACAATTAATATACAGGTAACAGGTATATTAAGTAAACTATGATATTAAGGTTACTAAATTTACATTATAATTTAAGAACTTTACCTAACTGATACAAATACCAAAGTAAAAACACGAATGATGGAGCGGCTCTTCCGATGCCGTTTTCAATACATTCAATCAAAAGAAACAATAAAATTTTAACACTTAAACAGACTTAAATATGGCAACTAATAATGTAAAGCAAATACATGATTTCGGTCAGAGCATTTGGCTTGATTTTATCGACCGCGAAATCATTGCTTCAGGAAAACTTAAAAAATTAATTGACGAAGATGGTGTAAGAGGTGTTACCTCAAACCCGGCAATCTTTGAAAAAGCCATAACCAGCAGTTCTGATTATGATAACGATATTGTTGAACTGTCAAAAACTACTGATGACAATGAGCAGCTGTTTTTCGGCTTAGCTATAAAAGATATTCAACAAGCTGCAGACCTTTTTAAAGGTGTATATGACGAATCAAAAGGAACCGACGGCTATGTTAGCCTTGAAGTTTCTCCGTTCTTAGCTTTAGATACCGAAGGTACTGCAAAACAGGCCGAAGACCTTTGGAAAAAAGTTAGCCGCAAAAACGTAATGATCAAAATTCCGGGTACTCAACCGGGTTTAGCCGCTATCAGGCAGTCAATTGCTAAAGGCATCAATATCAACGTAACCCTGCTTTTTGGTTTAGAGCGTTACGAAGCGGTTACCGAAGCTTACATCTCTGGTTTAGAAGATCATTTGGCAGCAGGTCATGAAATAGCTCATATTTCATCGGTAGCCAGCTTTTTCTTAAGCCGTATTGATGTTATTGTTGACCCTATGCTGGAAGCCAAAGGTGAAAAAGCACTGGTTGGTGAAGTGGCTATCGCTTCTGCTAAAAAGGCTTACGAAATTTACAAAAGAGTGTTCAGCGGTACACGTTGGGAAAAACTGGCAGCCAAAGGCGCTCAACCACAACGTTTATTATGGGCAAGTACCGGCAGCAAAAACCCTGCATTTAAAGATACCAAATACGTTGAAGCATTAATTGGTCCGGATACTGTTGATACCGTTCCTCTGGAAACTATCGACGCTTTCCGTGATCATGGTATTGCCGCCAATACTTTAGAGACAGGTTTAGATGAGGCAACTGCTACCTTAGCTAAATTAAAAGGTTTGGATATTGACTTGGATGCCATCACCCAGCAACTGGAAGATGAAGGCATTGAGAAATTCAATAAGCCTTTCGAAAAACTGTTAAACGCTATTGAAGACCAAAAAAGCAAAGTAAGCTAATTGCTTTTATGGAAGCCGCTAACATTAAAATATTATTTTTTGACGTAGGGGGCATCTTGCTCTCCAATGGCTGGGGTCGCGATTCGCGCAAGGCCGCGTGTGAAAAATTTGGGCTTGATCAGGAAGAGGTAAATGAGCTGCACAATTTCATATTTAACGTATATGAAATTGGCAGCATCACCCTTGACGAATACCTGGATACAGTGATATTTAACCACCCGCGCGATTTTGTGCGTGAGGATTTTAAGGAGTTCATATACTCCCGCTCTGTTGAGCTGGACGGTACGCTGGCCTGGCTTAAGCAATGGAAAAAGGATTGCGGTTTCCGCATCATTTCTGTTAATAACGAAGGCAAGGAACTGAACGACTACCGGGTTAAAAAATTTAAACTGCACGAGTGTTTTGATGCCTTTGTATCATCGTGCGAGGTGAAAATGCGCAAACCCGATCCGGGTATATGGCAGCTGGCCATGGGCATTGCCCAGGCGTCGCCACAACAATGCGTGTATTTTGACGACAGGATCATGTTTGTGAATACTGCACAAAAACTGGGTATTCGTTCGTTCCAGCACACAGATTTTGAAACCACCAAAAAAATATTAGAAGATCTAAAAAAGGAAAATGGTGTTCATTAGTCAAATTTAGCCTCACCCTGCCCTCTCCGGAAGAGAGGGTTTAAAAGGAGGAAAGCTATTAAAGTCCTCTCCTTTGGAGAGGATTATTACTTGAAGGCTCCGCCGTTTAGGTGAGGCTAACCAATAAACCAATAAACTATTAAAACAATAAAATGAGCGCAACAACAGATAAATATGCTTTTGGCATGATTGGCTTAGGCGTTATGGGCCGCAGCCTGCTGCTGAACATGGCCGATCACGGTTTTGCCGTAGCCGGACATGATAAGGATGCCGCAAAAGTAGCATCATTGAACGAAGAGGCAGGCGACCGTGCCGCTAAGGGTTTTGGCGACGTGAAAGAGTTTATACAAAGTTTAACAACCCCGCGTGCTATCATGATGCTGGTTCCGGCCGGTAAAATTGTAGATGCTGTAATTGAAGAACTTACCCCGCTGCTTGAAAAAGGCGATATATTGATTGATGGCGGTAACTCGCACTTTACCGATACCAACCGCCGTGTGGAAGAACTGGAAGCTAAAGGCCTGCATTTCTTTGGTATGGGTGTGTCTGGTGGTGAAGAAGGCGCGCGCCGTGGCCCGAGCATGATGCCGGGTGGCGACAAGCAGGCTTACAACGTAATGAAGCCTATTTTTGAAGCTATTGCCGCCAAAGTTGATGGCGTACCTTGCGTAACTTATATTGGTCCGGGTGCATCCGGCCACTTTGTTAAAATGGTGCACAACGGTATTGAGTATGGTATTATGCAATTAATTGCAGAAACTTATGAGATACTGAAAAAAGGCTTAAAACTAAGCAATGACGA
This window contains:
- a CDS encoding ROK family protein; the protein is MKNTPSPLKILSIDIGGSHIKATILNKKGELKMDYDKIVTPAPASPENLIKAIKTLVKNFPSYDKVSVGFPGYVRNGIIHTAPNLDTKLWEGVDLSKKLGEALGKPTQVVNDADMQGLGVVKGKGLEMVVTLGTGFGTALLMNGHLLPHLELAHHPIKDADTTYDKYIGEKALEKEGKERWNKRMQKVFKVLKTVFNYDTLYIGGGNSDLLTFKLDKNMKIVTNADGIKGGARLWVNEAESKTKRKVATPAK
- the tkt gene encoding transketolase, with translation MENTQDIEKLAIDTVRVLSADAVQKANSGHPGTAMALAPMGHVLWSKFLNYNPKNPDWANRDRFILSAGHACILQYSFLYLTGYDLSLDDIKQFRQLHSKTAGHPEYGLAPGVDVTTGPLGQGFANGVGFAIAQKHLAARYNKPGFELFNYNIYAITSDGDMMEGVTSEAASLAGHLQLGNLIYLYDDNHISIEGSTDIAFNEDVSARFRAYGWQVQEIADVNDTHALELALINAKAETQKPSLIRVRSLIAYGSPNKSGTAGSHGSPLGPDEIKLVKKFFGFDPEKSFDVPAEVIKYYNEKGAKGEGKEEKWNKLFADYKAKYPELAAEYEAAFKGELPSGWADKLPSFKGSDPKMATRQASGKVLNAIAANLPNLIGGAADLSPSTETNLKEFDSFTSENRNGRNFHFGIREHAMGSALNGMVLTKGIIPFGATFLQFADYMRPPIRLAAIMKVSPIFVYTHDSIGLGEDGTTHQPVEHLSTLRAIPNVTVIRPADANETAYAWRAAIEHKGGPVVLVFTRQGLPILDQDKYGKASDLEKGAYIVSEGSKGPDLILLATGSEVSLIMQAQEKLEAEGISTRVVSMPSWELFEKQDAAYKEKVLPKANRKRLAVEMASPMGWHKYTTDEGDMLGMTTFGESAPAEDLYKFFGFTVDNVVKKAKALL
- the rpiA gene encoding ribose 5-phosphate isomerase A, translating into MDWNSSLIKDLEWSDKIINITGKQKVADEIAAKVKDGDTLGVGSGSTSYLALIAIANRIKAEKLDVKAIPTSLEISMFCSKLGVPLTTLYENKPDWLFDGADEVDPNNSLIKGRGGAMFKEKLLLSSSAVRYIIVDESKIVTKLGANFPVPIEVFPQALLYVEKELKQLGATSIVLRPAKGKDGSIISENGNLILDCKFEDIGITMEKDIKLITGVIESGLFIGYNPTILMAANN
- the tal gene encoding transaldolase, with the translated sequence MATNNVKQIHDFGQSIWLDFIDREIIASGKLKKLIDEDGVRGVTSNPAIFEKAITSSSDYDNDIVELSKTTDDNEQLFFGLAIKDIQQAADLFKGVYDESKGTDGYVSLEVSPFLALDTEGTAKQAEDLWKKVSRKNVMIKIPGTQPGLAAIRQSIAKGININVTLLFGLERYEAVTEAYISGLEDHLAAGHEIAHISSVASFFLSRIDVIVDPMLEAKGEKALVGEVAIASAKKAYEIYKRVFSGTRWEKLAAKGAQPQRLLWASTGSKNPAFKDTKYVEALIGPDTVDTVPLETIDAFRDHGIAANTLETGLDEATATLAKLKGLDIDLDAITQQLEDEGIEKFNKPFEKLLNAIEDQKSKVS
- a CDS encoding HAD family hydrolase, which encodes MEAANIKILFFDVGGILLSNGWGRDSRKAACEKFGLDQEEVNELHNFIFNVYEIGSITLDEYLDTVIFNHPRDFVREDFKEFIYSRSVELDGTLAWLKQWKKDCGFRIISVNNEGKELNDYRVKKFKLHECFDAFVSSCEVKMRKPDPGIWQLAMGIAQASPQQCVYFDDRIMFVNTAQKLGIRSFQHTDFETTKKILEDLKKENGVH